One window of the Macaca thibetana thibetana isolate TM-01 chromosome 1, ASM2454274v1, whole genome shotgun sequence genome contains the following:
- the LOC126939910 gene encoding uncharacterized protein LOC126939910: MGAWMRKQFILKWRLLNVSLREDGCLSMSGIGGFLVSLTSRMKPQTLAVNVTALKDGVSRVFPSGVQMCLELLPSGGFVVSLTGVKLQTFMEIHPRFVREMLFRIRVTLQGCEIEEVNASWSSMQSRDGLKLQSALDSQRGGGIHFRLRRPPEQMPSGWQSCLMGLPETRISPQSATGLGFPRPSWSWQVVSIVGAQIRVEGSLE, translated from the exons ATGGGAGCCTGGATGAGAAAGCAATTCATCTTGAAATGGAGATTGCTAAATGTGAGCCTTAGAGAGGATGGATGTCTGAGtatgtccggaattggtgggttcttggtctcgctgacttcaagaatgaagccgcagaccctcgcagtgaatgttacagctcttaaagatggtgtgtccagagtttttcCTTCAggtgttcagatgtgtctggagcttcttccttctggtgggttcgtggtctcgctgacaggagtgaagctgcagaccttcatg GAAATACATCCCAGATTTGTCCGAGAGATGCTGTTTAGGATAAGAG TGACTTTACAGGGCTGTGAGATAGAGGAGGTCAATGCTAGTTGGAGCAGTATGCAAAGCAGAGATGGCCTTAAATTGCAGAGTGCTTTGGATAGCCAGAGAGGAGGAGGGATCCACTTCAGGCTGCGAAGACCCCCTGAACAAATGCCTAGTGGTTGGCAGTCATGTTTGATGGGCCTGCCTGAAACAAGGATTTCTCCTCAAAG tgccactgggttagGATTTCCCCGaccgagctggtcttggcaaGTAGTGTCCATCGTGGGAGCTCAAATCCGGGTCGAAGGGTCACTGGAGTGA